A genomic region of Rhipicephalus sanguineus isolate Rsan-2018 chromosome 3, BIME_Rsan_1.4, whole genome shotgun sequence contains the following coding sequences:
- the LOC119385063 gene encoding uncharacterized protein LOC119385063: MFNLSMPTSATERMFQIPRIGTRVSTCLFRATFSYNFYSHTDLIPMEPTSKNLNNTLNCLTPHYKNKDQETSGFEKVEDCTAVVVAYEAFQERLFSKQYLNVDYRLRGLGNVAANQLFFVYYALVRLLAVLYSVPLGISSVLQKSGRK, from the exons ATGTTCAACCTCTCCATGCCAACATCAGCTACCGAGAG GATGTTTCAGATACCCAGAATCGGCACTCGGGTTTCCACCTGTCTCTTCAGGGCTACGTTTTCAT ataaCTTTTACAGTCACACCGATCTAATCCCGATGGAGCCTACCTCGAAGAACCTCAATAACACCCTGAATTGCCTGACTCCGCATTACAAGAATAAAGACCAG GAAACGTCAGGCTTCGAAAAAGTGGAAGACTGCACCGCGGTCGTAGTGGCATACGAG GCCTTTCAGGAGCGGTTGTTCAGCAAGCAGTACCTCAATGTCGACTACAGACTGCGAGGACTCGGAAATGTCGCAGCAAATCAGCTATTCTTCGTGTACTACGCCCTGGTGAGACTTCTTGCAGTGTTATATTCTGTGCCTCTTGGGATTTCTAGTGTTCTGCAGAAGAGCGGGAGAAAGTAA